The Vanessa tameamea isolate UH-Manoa-2023 chromosome 2, ilVanTame1 primary haplotype, whole genome shotgun sequence genome has a segment encoding these proteins:
- the LOC113402041 gene encoding methionine aminopeptidase 1D, mitochondrial isoform X1 codes for MMELSREAFRSVGRFWRANIRRFGIYDKVHPAETTPSRLVPEHIEKPDYILGKLLNTSKKPEIKNEEQIKGMRNSCNVAANILKIVQPFVQPGVTTDDIDELVHTLSLEAGAYPSPLHYKGFPKSVCTSVNNVAVHGIPDLRPLQNGDIVNVDITVFFKGYHGDCSKTFLVGDVDDHGLHLVHATEDCLNQAIKICGPDVPFCDIGFRIHRIAKRHKLTVLPAFVGHGIGKYFHGPPEIYHTQNRYPGLMKPGMTFTIEPVLSHGNENTILLEDGWTVTTEDGARAAQAEHTILITEDGAEILTK; via the exons ATGATGGAACTGTCGCGTGAAGCATTTCGTTCAGTAGGACGGTTTTGGAGGGCAAATat aagaCGTTTTGGTATATATGACAAAGTTCATCCAGCAGAAACAACACCCAGCAGACTAGTTCCTGAACATATTGAAAAGCCCGACTATATATTaggaaaattattaaacactAGTAAAAAACCTGAAATCAAAAATGAAGAACAAATAAAAGGAATGAGAAATAGTTGTAATGTTGcagcaaatatattaaaaatagtacaaCCATTTGTTCAG CCTGGTGTAACAACGGATGATATCGATGAATTAGTGCATACATTAAGTTTAGAAGCTGGGGCATACCCTTCTCCATTGCATTATAAGGGATTTCCCAAAAGTGTTTGCACATCCGTGAACAATGTTGCAGTTCACGGCATTCCTGATCTTCGGCCGTTACAAAATGGAGATATAGTTAATGTTGATATAACT gttttttttaaaggatatCATGGTGATTGTTCTAAGACATTTCTCGTAGGTGATGTTGATGATCATGGCTTACATCTTGTGCATGCTACAGAAGATTGTTTAAATCAG GCTATAAAAATATGCGGTCCGGATGTACCTTTTTGTGACATCGGCTTCAGAATACATAGGATCGCAAAAAGACATAAGCTCACTGTTCTACCAGCCTTTGTTGGTCATGgaattggaaaatattttcatggtCCACCTGAAATCTATCACACAC aAAATCGATATCCTGGACTAATGAAGCCAGGTATGACGTTCACTATTGAGCCTGTTCTGTCTCATGGTAATGAAAATACGATACTATTAGAGGATGGATGGACTGTCACCACTGAGGATGGTGCAAGAGCAGCTCAAGCAGAacacactattttaattactgaaGACGGAGCTGAAATActaacaaaatag
- the LOC113402041 gene encoding methionine aminopeptidase 1D, mitochondrial isoform X2 produces the protein MRIPKALSPRLQKQLLRRFGIYDKVHPAETTPSRLVPEHIEKPDYILGKLLNTSKKPEIKNEEQIKGMRNSCNVAANILKIVQPFVQPGVTTDDIDELVHTLSLEAGAYPSPLHYKGFPKSVCTSVNNVAVHGIPDLRPLQNGDIVNVDITVFFKGYHGDCSKTFLVGDVDDHGLHLVHATEDCLNQAIKICGPDVPFCDIGFRIHRIAKRHKLTVLPAFVGHGIGKYFHGPPEIYHTQNRYPGLMKPGMTFTIEPVLSHGNENTILLEDGWTVTTEDGARAAQAEHTILITEDGAEILTK, from the exons ATGAGAATTCCTAAAGCATTAAGTCCCCGCCTTCAAAAGCAATtgtt aagaCGTTTTGGTATATATGACAAAGTTCATCCAGCAGAAACAACACCCAGCAGACTAGTTCCTGAACATATTGAAAAGCCCGACTATATATTaggaaaattattaaacactAGTAAAAAACCTGAAATCAAAAATGAAGAACAAATAAAAGGAATGAGAAATAGTTGTAATGTTGcagcaaatatattaaaaatagtacaaCCATTTGTTCAG CCTGGTGTAACAACGGATGATATCGATGAATTAGTGCATACATTAAGTTTAGAAGCTGGGGCATACCCTTCTCCATTGCATTATAAGGGATTTCCCAAAAGTGTTTGCACATCCGTGAACAATGTTGCAGTTCACGGCATTCCTGATCTTCGGCCGTTACAAAATGGAGATATAGTTAATGTTGATATAACT gttttttttaaaggatatCATGGTGATTGTTCTAAGACATTTCTCGTAGGTGATGTTGATGATCATGGCTTACATCTTGTGCATGCTACAGAAGATTGTTTAAATCAG GCTATAAAAATATGCGGTCCGGATGTACCTTTTTGTGACATCGGCTTCAGAATACATAGGATCGCAAAAAGACATAAGCTCACTGTTCTACCAGCCTTTGTTGGTCATGgaattggaaaatattttcatggtCCACCTGAAATCTATCACACAC aAAATCGATATCCTGGACTAATGAAGCCAGGTATGACGTTCACTATTGAGCCTGTTCTGTCTCATGGTAATGAAAATACGATACTATTAGAGGATGGATGGACTGTCACCACTGAGGATGGTGCAAGAGCAGCTCAAGCAGAacacactattttaattactgaaGACGGAGCTGAAATActaacaaaatag
- the LOC113402039 gene encoding cyclin-dependent kinase 10 isoform X1: MSQNSEKPLSTQDVVDPTGPAARKGVLTSFRTGKIMEIPEKDILGRCRFVGEFEKLNRIGEGTYGIVYRAKDKLNGNIVALKKVRMDVEKDGLPLSGLREIQVLMACRHENVVQLKEVLVGRSLESIFLSMEYCEQDLASLLDNMAAPFTESQVKCLMLQVLKGLKYLHSNFIVHRDLKVSNLLLTDKGCVKIADFGLARWLGAPARSATPRVVTLWYRAPELLLQSPRQTPALDMWAAGCILGELLANKPLLPGRTEIEQLELIVDLLGTPSDAIWPEFSALPALQNFTLKQQPYNNLKQKFPWLSAAGLRLLNFLFMYDPNKRATAEECLQSSYFKEQPLPCDPKLMPSFPQHRNMKGQQKSSSNQLNIPLSNLNTGANDQTNNLPAISDLLGSLVKKRRLE; this comes from the exons atgtcTCAAA ATTCGGAAAAACCACTATCGACTCAAGATGTTGTTGATCCTACGGGTCCAGCAGCACGTAAAGGCGTACTTACATCGTTCAGGACAGGGAAGATTATGGAGATACCCGAAAAAGATATC TTAGGAAGATGCAGATTTGTTGGAGAATTCGAAAAATTAAATCGCATTGGCGAAGGCACATATGGCATTGTTT ATAGAGcaaaagacaaattaaatgGGAACATAGTAGCATTAAAAAAAGTCAGAATGGATGTTGAAAAAGATGGATTGCCATTGAGTGGTCTCCGTGAAATCCAAGTGTTAATGGCTTGCAGACATGAAAATGTTGTTCAACTTAAGGAAGTTCTTGTTGGGAGATCACTGGAAAG CATATTCTTATCAATGGAGTATTGTGAGCAAGATTTAGCATCTTTACTTGACAATATGGCCGCACCTTTCACTGAGTCACAAGTCAAATGCTTAATGCTACAAGTATTAAAAGGATTGAAATATCTTCACTCTAATTTCATTGTCCATCGAGACCTTAAAGTATCCAATTTGCTGCTCACTGACAAAGGATGTGTTAAAATAG CTGATTTTGGCTTAGCTCGTTGGTTAGGTGCACCTGCTCGTAGTGCCACCCCAAGGGTTGTTACTTTGTGGTATAGAGCACCTGAATTACTCCTACAATCACCAAGGCAGACTCCAGCTCTTGACATGTGGGCAGCAGGATGCATTCTCGGTGAACTATTGGCTAATAAGCCTTTGCTTCCTGGCAGGACTGAAATTGAACAGCTTGAACTAATTGTTGATTTGTTAG GCACTCCATCTGATGCAATTTGGCCAGAATTCAGTGCATTACCAGCATTACAAAACTTTACTCTTAAACAACAGCCATACAATAACTTAAAACAAAAGTTCCCCTGGTTGTCTGCGGCTGGTTTACGTCTCCTGAATTTCTTGTTCATGTACGACCCCAACAAGAGAGCTACAGCAGAAGAGTGTCTCCAGAGTTCATATTTTAAGGAACAACCCTTGc CATGTGATCCGAAGTTAATGCCTAGCTTCCCGCAGCACAGAAACATGAAAGGGCAGCAAAAAAGCTCCTCCAATCAGCTGAACATACCACTCTCTAACTTGAACACTGGAGCTAACGACCAGACAAACAACTTGCCGGCCATCTCAGACTTGTTGGGATCCCTCGTCAAGAAACGAAGACTAGAATAA
- the LOC113402039 gene encoding cyclin-dependent kinase 10 isoform X2 has protein sequence MSQNSEKPLSTQDVVDPTGPAARKGVLTSFRTGKIMEIPEKDILGRCRFVGEFEKLNRIGEGTYGIVYRAKDKLNGNIVALKKVRMDVEKDGLPLSGLREIQVLMACRHENVVQLKEVLVGRSLESIFLSMEYCEQDLASLLDNMAAPFTESQVKCLMLQVLKGLKYLHSNFIVHRDLKVSNLLLTDKGCVKIADFGLARWLGAPARSATPRVVTLWYRAPELLLQSPRQTPALDMWAAGCILGELLANKPLLPGRTEIEQLELIVDLLGTPSDAIWPEFSALPALQNFTLKQQPYNNLKQKFPWLSAAGLRLLNFLFMYDPNKRATAEECLQSSYFKEQPLPQKHERAAKKLLQSAEHTTL, from the exons atgtcTCAAA ATTCGGAAAAACCACTATCGACTCAAGATGTTGTTGATCCTACGGGTCCAGCAGCACGTAAAGGCGTACTTACATCGTTCAGGACAGGGAAGATTATGGAGATACCCGAAAAAGATATC TTAGGAAGATGCAGATTTGTTGGAGAATTCGAAAAATTAAATCGCATTGGCGAAGGCACATATGGCATTGTTT ATAGAGcaaaagacaaattaaatgGGAACATAGTAGCATTAAAAAAAGTCAGAATGGATGTTGAAAAAGATGGATTGCCATTGAGTGGTCTCCGTGAAATCCAAGTGTTAATGGCTTGCAGACATGAAAATGTTGTTCAACTTAAGGAAGTTCTTGTTGGGAGATCACTGGAAAG CATATTCTTATCAATGGAGTATTGTGAGCAAGATTTAGCATCTTTACTTGACAATATGGCCGCACCTTTCACTGAGTCACAAGTCAAATGCTTAATGCTACAAGTATTAAAAGGATTGAAATATCTTCACTCTAATTTCATTGTCCATCGAGACCTTAAAGTATCCAATTTGCTGCTCACTGACAAAGGATGTGTTAAAATAG CTGATTTTGGCTTAGCTCGTTGGTTAGGTGCACCTGCTCGTAGTGCCACCCCAAGGGTTGTTACTTTGTGGTATAGAGCACCTGAATTACTCCTACAATCACCAAGGCAGACTCCAGCTCTTGACATGTGGGCAGCAGGATGCATTCTCGGTGAACTATTGGCTAATAAGCCTTTGCTTCCTGGCAGGACTGAAATTGAACAGCTTGAACTAATTGTTGATTTGTTAG GCACTCCATCTGATGCAATTTGGCCAGAATTCAGTGCATTACCAGCATTACAAAACTTTACTCTTAAACAACAGCCATACAATAACTTAAAACAAAAGTTCCCCTGGTTGTCTGCGGCTGGTTTACGTCTCCTGAATTTCTTGTTCATGTACGACCCCAACAAGAGAGCTACAGCAGAAGAGTGTCTCCAGAGTTCATATTTTAAGGAACAACCCTTGc CACAGAAACATGAAAGGGCAGCAAAAAAGCTCCTCCAATCAGCTGAACATACCACTCTCTAA
- the LOC113402038 gene encoding zinc finger protein weckle-like has product MNDFASYEKTIVRELSCRLCLCNDVTQLKPLSSEMKRKIKRLFDIVIRTDDNLPKAICHECLQQVGALHLYAVNVERTQKFLNFHSIKDSNNINKENQNLSDRKLHPIISSLSEHKPVNTKSKIGKEPLSPSPKSPPTEFQQGDAKAYKKHQKGKSPADLKFLEAMPLEEFSKTESVDRLLLNSASSHVESKPTPAIDKNKNNFDTNDFSNEVLDNIILIDGRPAKQGADLDKQITLFYKMECCICHEIGFDFRSLMKHYKERHGVPGYLTCCDKKFHYFYPKKIIEHMAYHLQPNIFKCHSCHQNFQTSQQLIEHQSNGGRSEGKIACPRCSDRYPTYQELGWHIITHRTDKFQCDYCGKLLKHHHRKKTVNHMEDVILCSQCVRTLKNIEKQEKEIKEKVKGRGNDTLSLQKYQKFRQAMGLSADDNDSTD; this is encoded by the exons aTGAATGACTTTGCGTCTTATGAAAAAACCATTGTTCGCGAACTGTCGTGTCGCTTGTGCTTATGTAACGATGTCACCCAATTAAAGCCACTCAGCTCAGAAATgaagagaaaaataaagagaCTGTTTGATATTGTT ATACGAACTGATGATAACCTTCCGAAGGCCATATGTCATGAATGTCTTCAGCAAGTTGGAGCCTTGCATCTGTATGCTGTCAATGTAGAAAGAacacaaaagtttttaaattttcatagcaTAAAAGATAGCAACAATATCAATAAAGAAAACCAAAATTTGTCTGATAGAAAGCTGCATCCTATCATCTCTTCTCTGTCAGAACACAAGCCAgtcaatacaaaatcaaaaataggaAAGGAACCGCTTTCACCTTCTCCGAAATCTCCACCGACAGAATTTCAACAAGGAGACGCAAAAGCAtacaaaaaacatcaaaaaggAAAATCACCAgctgatttaaaatttttggaaGCAATGCCATTGGAAGAGTTTTCAAAGACTGAAAGCGTAGATAGGTTACTTCTTAACAGTGCATCATCCCACGTGGAATCAAAGCCAACGCCAgcgatagataaaaataaaaataattttgatactaaTGACTTTTCAAACGAAGTATtggacaatattatattaatagatggCCGCCCGGCAAAGCAGGGCGCCGATTTAGACAagcaaataactttattttataaaatggaatGCTGCATCTGCCACGAGATAGGATTTGACTTTCGATCTCTAATGAAGCATTATAAAGAAAGGCACGGCGTTCCAGGATATTTAACGTGCTGTGACAAAAAATTTCACTACTTCTATCCAAAAAAGATCATTGAACATATGGCATATCATTTACAGCCAAACATTTTTAA gtgTCACAGTTGCCATCAAAATTTCCAGACATCGCAACAGTTGATTGAACACCAAAGCAATGGGGGCAGATCGGAAGGCAAGATTGCTTGCCCGCGTTGTTCCGATCGCTATCCGACTTACCAGGAGTTAGGGTGGCATATAATAACACACCGAACGGACAAATTTCAGTGTGATTATTGTGGAAAATT GTTGAAACATCATCATCGAAAGAAAACTGTTAATCATATGGAAGATGTAATACTCTGCTCACAGTGTGTGCGCACATTGAAAAACATAGAAAAGCAAGAAAAAGAAATC aaagaaaaagtaaaagGCAGGGGCAATGACACGCTTTCTCTACAAAAGTATCAAAAATTTCGACAAGCAATGGGATTGTCTGCAGATGATAACGATtcgacagattaa